Proteins co-encoded in one Balearica regulorum gibbericeps isolate bBalReg1 chromosome 24, bBalReg1.pri, whole genome shotgun sequence genomic window:
- the DUSP3 gene encoding dual specificity protein phosphatase 3, with protein MPGGAGRERGRPELLSRGAPAAGRRGSAPGPAMSDYRISVEELNDLLANGSGCYSLPSAHSNEVVPRIHVGNAFIAKNITRLQRLGITHVLNAAEGKSFMHVNTNAEFYEGTGIRYHGIKANDTQEFNLSRYFEEAADFIEKALSQKDGQVFVHCREGYSRSPTLVIAYLMLRQNMDVKSALSTVRQKREIGPNDGFLRQLCQLNEQLVKEGKLKP; from the exons ATGCcaggcggggcggggcgggagcgcGGCAGGCCCGAGCTGCTGAGCCGAGGGGCCCCTGCGGCTGGCCGGCGGGGATCGGCTCCGGGCCCGGCCATGTCCGATTACCGGATCTCGGTGGAGGAGCTGAACGATCTTCTGGCTAACGGGAGCGGCTGCTACAGCCTCCCTAGCGCGCACAGCAACGAGGTGGTGCCGCGCATCCACGTGGGGAACGC GTTCATAGCCAAGAACATTACGAGGCTGCAGCGTCTGGGGATAACCCATGTTCTGAATGCAGCAGAGGGGAAGTCATTCATGCATGTGAACACTAATGCAGAGTTCTATGAAGGCACAGGCATCAGATACCACGGCATTAAAGCTAACGATACGCAAGAATTTAACCTCAGTCGCTATTTTGAGGAGGCAGCTGATTTTATTGAGAAAGCACTTTCCCAGAAGGATG GACAAGTGTTTGTGCATTGCCGTGAGGGCTACAGCCGTTCTCCTACACTGGTCATCGCCTACCTCATGCTTCGCCAGAATATGGATGTCAAGTCTGCATTGAGCACTGTCCGGCAGAAGCGAGAGATTGGCCCCAATGATGGCTTTCTAAGGCAGCTTTGCCAGCTCAATGAGCAATTAGTGAAGGAGGGCAAACTGA